A region from the Geobacter benzoatilyticus genome encodes:
- a CDS encoding thiazole synthase: MSNSNDKLIIAGREFNSRLMVGTGKYASNEQMVAALEASGAEIITVAVRRVNITDRSKESLLDFIDPKKYTLLPNTAGCYTADDAVRTCRLAREAGMSDMVKLEVLGNEKTLYPDNEELLKAAKILVQEGFTVLPYTSDDPIICKKLEDIGCAAVMPLGAPIGSGLGIRNPYTIRIIMETVKVPVIVDAGVGTASDAAIAMELGVDGVLMNTGIAGAKDPIAMAEAMNLAVRAGRLAYRAGRIPKKLYATASSPVEGMIE; encoded by the coding sequence CAACTCGAACGACAAATTGATCATCGCCGGCCGGGAGTTCAACTCACGCCTCATGGTCGGCACCGGCAAATATGCCAGCAACGAGCAGATGGTAGCGGCCCTGGAAGCCTCGGGGGCAGAGATAATAACCGTTGCGGTGCGGCGGGTGAACATCACCGACCGCTCCAAGGAATCGCTCCTCGACTTCATCGACCCCAAGAAATACACCCTGCTCCCCAACACCGCCGGCTGCTACACGGCCGATGACGCGGTCCGCACCTGCCGCCTCGCCCGGGAAGCCGGGATGAGCGACATGGTGAAGCTGGAAGTCCTCGGGAACGAGAAAACCCTATACCCCGACAACGAGGAACTCCTCAAGGCGGCCAAAATCCTTGTGCAGGAAGGGTTCACCGTCCTCCCCTACACAAGCGACGACCCCATCATCTGCAAAAAGCTGGAAGATATCGGCTGTGCCGCCGTGATGCCCCTGGGAGCCCCCATCGGGAGCGGCCTCGGCATCCGCAATCCCTATACCATCCGGATCATCATGGAGACCGTGAAGGTGCCGGTCATCGTGGACGCAGGCGTAGGAACCGCTTCCGACGCAGCAATAGCCATGGAGTTGGGCGTTGACGGCGTCCTCATGAATACCGGCATCGCCGGGGCTAAAGACCCAATCGCCATGGCGGAAGCCATGAATCTGGCAGTGCGGGCGGGACGCCTTGCCTACAGGGCGGGACGCATTCCGAAAAAACTCTACGCCACCGCGTCAAGCCCCGTCGAGGGGATGATTGAATAA
- the thiE gene encoding thiamine phosphate synthase has product MNKADFRLYLITDRHQAPGGDLFAAVEGALAGGVRAVQLREKDIPPRDLLELARAMRKLTDRYGAKLIINDRADIALAAGADGIHLGEAGIPANAARRILGGDRLIGVSCHSRESAMAAAEAGADFITFGPVYPTPSKAAYGAPVGLKLLAEAVSLLSIPVFALGGIKRENTPDTLAAGAAGIALISAIIAAGNPEEEARVFLSLLAQ; this is encoded by the coding sequence TTGAATAAGGCCGATTTTCGCCTCTACCTCATTACCGACCGCCACCAGGCGCCCGGCGGGGACCTCTTTGCCGCGGTGGAGGGGGCTCTGGCAGGGGGGGTGCGGGCGGTACAGCTTCGGGAAAAGGATATCCCCCCCAGGGATCTTCTTGAACTGGCCCGTGCCATGCGGAAGCTGACCGACCGCTACGGGGCGAAACTCATCATCAACGACCGGGCGGATATTGCCCTGGCTGCAGGCGCCGACGGCATCCACCTGGGGGAAGCGGGCATCCCCGCCAATGCGGCCCGCCGGATTCTCGGCGGAGATCGGCTCATCGGCGTCTCCTGTCACAGCAGGGAGAGTGCCATGGCTGCCGCAGAGGCTGGAGCCGATTTCATCACCTTCGGCCCCGTTTACCCCACTCCCTCGAAGGCGGCCTACGGCGCCCCCGTGGGGCTGAAACTCCTTGCCGAAGCGGTTTCGCTCCTAAGCATCCCCGTCTTCGCCCTCGGAGGTATAAAGAGGGAAAACACGCCCGATACCCTTGCTGCGGGAGCAGCCGGCATTGCTCTCATTTCCGCCATCATTGCTGCCGGCAACCCCGAAGAAGAAGCCCGCGTCTTTTTGTCGCTCCTGGCGCAGTAG
- a CDS encoding TIGR01212 family radical SAM protein (This family includes YhcC from E. coli K-12, an uncharacterized radical SAM protein.) produces the protein MSDSLINPDLRFNSYGTYLRRRFGCRVSKVNVDGGFTCPNRDGARGTGGCIYCDNASFSPGGTVPEKTIELQMDEGMAYHRHRLGSEKFIVYFQKFTNTYAPVERLRDLYTRALAHPDVVGISIGTRPDSLSNQALDLLTDLAKSRYVCIELGLQSMDDAILRQIGRGHTLDEYLETVGRIEGRGIDLCTHLIYGFPGETREGFLRTADLMAKLPVNSVKLHQLQAIRGTKLAELYYSGEFIPISHREYVSAACDFLELLPPRIAIQRLYGSAPIAIRIAPHWDLKNNQMWYSIVNELKRRGTWQGFRLAGTPCRVGNL, from the coding sequence ATGTCCGATTCGCTCATAAACCCAGATCTCCGCTTCAACTCCTACGGCACATACCTGCGCCGCCGCTTCGGCTGCCGTGTCAGCAAAGTGAACGTGGACGGCGGCTTCACCTGCCCCAACCGTGATGGTGCCCGGGGGACCGGGGGATGCATCTACTGCGACAATGCCTCGTTCTCGCCTGGGGGCACCGTGCCCGAGAAAACGATCGAGCTCCAGATGGATGAGGGGATGGCCTATCATCGCCACCGCCTGGGAAGCGAAAAATTCATCGTATACTTCCAGAAATTCACCAACACCTACGCCCCGGTTGAGCGGCTCCGTGACCTCTACACCCGCGCCCTGGCCCATCCCGACGTCGTCGGCATCTCAATCGGCACCCGCCCAGACTCCCTGTCGAACCAAGCGCTGGACCTCCTGACCGATCTGGCGAAAAGCCGTTACGTCTGTATCGAATTGGGCCTCCAGTCCATGGATGATGCAATCCTCCGTCAGATCGGCCGTGGCCACACCCTGGACGAATACCTCGAGACGGTTGGACGAATCGAAGGCCGCGGCATCGATCTCTGCACCCACCTGATCTACGGTTTCCCCGGCGAGACCAGAGAAGGGTTTTTGCGTACCGCCGATCTGATGGCAAAACTTCCGGTCAACTCGGTAAAGCTCCACCAGCTCCAGGCAATACGGGGGACGAAACTGGCAGAGCTTTACTATAGCGGTGAATTCATCCCCATCAGCCACCGGGAGTATGTCTCCGCCGCCTGCGATTTCCTGGAGCTCCTGCCGCCGCGAATCGCCATCCAAAGGCTCTACGGCTCGGCCCCCATCGCCATACGGATAGCCCCCCACTGGGATCTCAAGAACAACCAGATGTGGTATTCAATCGTGAACGAACTGAAACGCCGCGGCACCTGGCAGGGATTCCGGCTTGCCGGCACCCCGTGCAGGGTCGGAAATCTCTGA
- a CDS encoding fumarylacetoacetate hydrolase family protein produces the protein MTTARIASLGQEYPIGKILCIGRNYAEHIKELGNETPEAPVIFMKPATSVIGDGGAIVIPSYSKDCHHEAELAALIGTKGKNIPAERALEHVAGYGVAIDLTLRDVQAELKKKGLPWDIAKGFDTACPLSSFTPAAQVSDPQDLRIHLTVNGQTRQDGSTSLMIHTVRDIICYMSGIFTLEPGDVILTGTPAGVSAIVPGDELVAEIPGVARLRASVK, from the coding sequence ATGACGACAGCCAGAATCGCCAGCTTGGGGCAGGAGTACCCCATCGGAAAAATCCTCTGCATCGGCCGGAACTACGCGGAGCACATCAAGGAACTGGGAAACGAGACTCCCGAAGCGCCGGTAATCTTCATGAAACCAGCCACGTCGGTGATCGGCGACGGCGGTGCCATTGTTATCCCATCCTACTCGAAGGACTGCCACCACGAAGCGGAGTTGGCGGCACTCATCGGAACCAAGGGGAAGAATATCCCGGCAGAGCGCGCCCTGGAGCACGTGGCAGGCTACGGCGTCGCCATCGACCTGACACTCCGCGACGTGCAGGCGGAGCTTAAGAAGAAAGGGCTCCCCTGGGACATTGCCAAGGGATTCGACACTGCCTGCCCCCTCTCGTCGTTCACCCCCGCGGCCCAGGTTAGCGACCCCCAGGATCTGAGGATACATCTCACCGTCAACGGGCAGACCCGCCAGGACGGCTCCACTTCTCTCATGATTCACACCGTCCGCGACATTATCTGTTACATGTCGGGGATTTTCACCCTGGAACCGGGCGACGTAATTCTCACCGGCACACCGGCCGGCGTCAGCGCCATTGTTCCGGGAGACGAACTTGTCGCCGAGATACCTGGTGTTGCCCGCCTCCGGGCTAGCGTCAAATAA